In one window of Paraburkholderia phymatum STM815 DNA:
- a CDS encoding LON peptidase substrate-binding domain-containing protein, with translation MSSTPSVLADVPLFPLHTVLFPDGLLPLKIFEARYLDMARDCLRDETSFGVCLLKSGAEVAQPNEPAVPETIGCLAKIDVCDVDEFGMLLIRARGTERIRLLSHRVESSGLLVGMAELIGSDVPLEGTQQMEKFGACAEVLERIIATIRERDPESLPFLEPFRLDDPTWVSNRLSEVLPIALKARQKLMELQDAGARIDVVHHYMQQHQLL, from the coding sequence ATGTCCTCTACACCGTCCGTGCTTGCCGATGTGCCGCTGTTTCCCTTGCACACAGTCCTCTTTCCCGATGGACTGCTGCCGCTGAAAATCTTCGAGGCTCGCTATCTCGACATGGCGCGCGATTGCCTGCGCGACGAGACGTCGTTTGGCGTGTGTCTGTTGAAGAGCGGCGCAGAAGTCGCCCAGCCCAATGAACCGGCCGTGCCGGAGACGATCGGTTGTCTCGCGAAGATCGACGTGTGCGACGTCGACGAGTTCGGCATGCTGTTGATCCGCGCGCGCGGCACCGAGCGGATCCGTCTGCTGTCGCATCGAGTCGAATCGAGTGGCCTGCTGGTCGGCATGGCCGAACTGATCGGCAGCGATGTGCCGCTCGAAGGCACGCAGCAGATGGAAAAATTCGGCGCGTGCGCGGAAGTGCTCGAGCGCATCATCGCGACGATCCGCGAACGCGATCCGGAAAGCCTGCCGTTCCTCGAACCGTTCAGACTCGACGATCCGACGTGGGTTTCCAACCGTTTGTCCGAAGTGCTGCCCATTGCATTGAAAGCGCGGCAAAAGCTGATGGAACTACAAGACGCCGGCGCGCGCATCGACGTCGTGCATCACTACATGCAGCAGCATCAACTGCTGTAA